The DNA segment GAATTCGAATCCCGCCTCAAGGATATTTTGCGCGAGATCGCGAAAGACGATAAAACAATTTTATTCATTGATGAAGTGCATACCATTGTCGGGGCGGGAAGCGCGGCGGGAAGTTTGGACGCCGCCAATATCCTGAAGCCGGCGCTTACAGGAAGGCGGCTGCAATGCATCGGAGCCACCACCTTGAACGAGTATCGAAAATATTTCAGCAAAGACGCGGCGCTCGAGCGGAGATTCCAGCCGATCACGGTTGAAGAGCCAAGCGCTCAGGAGACGATAAAAATGCTGGCGGGACTGAAAAAATCTTATGAAAATTATCATCATGTATTTATTGCTCCCGACGCGATCGAAGCGGCGGTGAATTTATCGGTAAGATTTGTGCCGGAAAGATTCTTGCCGGACAAAGCGATCGATCTTCTTGACGAAGCCGCGTCATATCTGGTTAATTTTGATTCTCATGAAAGCCAATGGGTAAAAATGAAAGAACTGCTCCAGGAAAAAAACCGGGTGATCATTGCCAAAGACAAAGCGGTCGAAGGCGAGAAATATGAAGAAGCTTTGCTTTTGAAAAAAGAAGAAGACGCTTTGGACCAAAAGATCAAAAAGATCAAGGCGGAAGCCCGCAAGGCGGAAGGCCAGAAGAAACCGAAAATTTTGGACGCGAAAGTGATCTCCAAGATCGCTACCGATATTATTGGCGTTCCGAAAGAAGATATGAATGAATACGAGACCAGGAAGATCAAGAATTTGGAAAAAGTTTTAACCAGCAAAGTGATCGGGCAGGATAAAGCCATCAATACTTTGGCGAAAGTCGTGAGAAGGCATCGGGCGAATATTTCGAATCCCGCGCGGCCGATAGGTTCTTTTATCTTTATCGGGCCGACCGGAGTGGGGAAAACCGAATTGGTAAAAGTTTTGGCGGAAGAATTGTTCGGTTCGCAAAAGAATTTGATCAAGATCGATATGAGCGAGTTTATGGAGCGGCACAATGTCTCCCGCTTGCTGGGCGCGCCTCCGGGATATGTGGGTTTCGAGGAAGGCGGGAAGCTTACCGAACAAGTCCGCTTGAAGCCTTATTCCGTGATCCTTTTTGACGAGATCGAAAAAGCGCATCCGGAAGTGGTGAACATTTTGCTGCAGATCCTGGAAGACGGAGTGCTTTCCGACGCTCAAGGGAAAAAGATCAATTTTAAAAATACGATCATAATTTTGACTTCCAATCTGGGTTCGGAAGAGTTCACTTCCAGCGCTTCGGCTTTGGGTTTTTCGGGCGCGGAAGGAGATAAGAAACTGCACCAGCAGTTTGAAGCGATAAAAAATAAAGCTCTCGCCGCGCTTAAAGAAAAATTCAAGCCGGAGCTTTTGAATCGCATTGATGAAGTGATCGTTTTCGACGCTTTGGATCTGGGGCATCTCGAGAAGATCACAGCTTTGCGATACAAGGAATTTGCCGCGCGGCTCAAAAATAACAAGATCAGCATTACAAAGGCCGCAATCAAGAAAATCGCCAAGATGTCTTTGAATCCGTCTTATGGCGCAAGAATGATCAGGAAAAATATGCAAGATCTGGTTGAAGATCCAATCGCGGAAAAGATAATTAATGGAGAAATCAAAGCAGGAGATAAGGTTCTTGTTGATGTGGGAAAAAATAAGGAGATTGAAATAAAATTAGTTCGATAAAATAAACTTATTCTAATCGCGATATGGAGATAAAAATTTATTTAGGGAAAATTACCACTTTTGTCCTCGATATTCTTTTTCCTATCTACTGCCTCGGTTGCGGCGAGGAAGGCGAGTGGATTTGCGCCGATTG comes from the bacterium genome and includes:
- a CDS encoding ATP-dependent Clp protease ATP-binding subunit gives rise to the protein MILPKDITSKFTEHAKNIINLVDEREKKVEKITLLEWLVLIMREEGSLGAHILKNFKITKELVEEAIIAAFQQNGKPEDRDYIPLEEVIVKSALVAKEQKSGYIGTEHFLFAILNMKSRLLDEFFLAKKINADDIRRGTKSILDNANKFPDAAKIINIIMNQKNDFPSGGMIAPGAIPDQKIMEESQVSSLEFFCTDLTREAAKKKIGPIIGREKELKRVINILNRKNKNNPILIGEPGVGKTAIVEALAIRINEGRVPFSLLSKRVLMLDMGSLIAGSMFRGEFESRLKDILREIAKDDKTILFIDEVHTIVGAGSAAGSLDAANILKPALTGRRLQCIGATTLNEYRKYFSKDAALERRFQPITVEEPSAQETIKMLAGLKKSYENYHHVFIAPDAIEAAVNLSVRFVPERFLPDKAIDLLDEAASYLVNFDSHESQWVKMKELLQEKNRVIIAKDKAVEGEKYEEALLLKKEEDALDQKIKKIKAEARKAEGQKKPKILDAKVISKIATDIIGVPKEDMNEYETRKIKNLEKVLTSKVIGQDKAINTLAKVVRRHRANISNPARPIGSFIFIGPTGVGKTELVKVLAEELFGSQKNLIKIDMSEFMERHNVSRLLGAPPGYVGFEEGGKLTEQVRLKPYSVILFDEIEKAHPEVVNILLQILEDGVLSDAQGKKINFKNTIIILTSNLGSEEFTSSASALGFSGAEGDKKLHQQFEAIKNKALAALKEKFKPELLNRIDEVIVFDALDLGHLEKITALRYKEFAARLKNNKISITKAAIKKIAKMSLNPSYGARMIRKNMQDLVEDPIAEKIINGEIKAGDKVLVDVGKNKEIEIKLVR